In Dermatophilus congolensis, a genomic segment contains:
- a CDS encoding DUF418 domain-containing protein: MQRTTLLSHPHRHRRLLATTAATGLLIGALTAIPPTLTYIGITISPLIPWTIALDTLGSYFGGLGWLALITLTLSYTNPTHHPTTSGYSPRAILTAIGKRSMTCYLLQSALFALLLPANSGPVTEIHAAAIAVIIWLITALTATIFDRAGIPGPAEWVTRRLIYAGVPRD, from the coding sequence ATCCAGCGCACCACCCTCCTAAGCCACCCCCACCGCCACCGACGCCTCCTAGCCACGACCGCAGCCACCGGCCTGCTCATCGGCGCACTCACCGCCATCCCCCCGACCCTGACCTACATCGGCATCACCATCAGCCCACTAATCCCCTGGACTATCGCCCTCGACACCCTGGGCAGCTATTTCGGCGGCCTAGGCTGGCTCGCCCTCATCACCCTGACCCTCAGCTACACCAACCCCACGCACCACCCCACCACCAGCGGATACAGCCCCCGCGCCATCCTCACCGCCATCGGCAAACGCTCTATGACCTGCTACCTGCTCCAAAGCGCGCTCTTCGCTCTGCTACTACCCGCCAACAGCGGCCCTGTCACCGAAATCCACGCCGCCGCCATCGCCGTCATCATCTGGCTCATCACAGCATTGACCGCCACCATCTTCGACCGAGCCGGAATTCCCGGCCCGGCCGAATGGGTGACACGACGCCTCATCTACGCAGGCGTTCCCCGCGACTGA
- a CDS encoding IclR family transcriptional regulator: protein MAYLESVDNSLRLLALLSDGRSVTVTAVAHELGVAPSTAHRLLSTLMYRQFAVQAPDRTYMAGPAMFRMGGMVGNRASLLRLARPIVREVAHALEESAFLGILVERNLHVLISESATPTRVEKPLLTAHESAGGKALLAGMNNTDLENLYPHTGLPDLNITPTDIHRLKEELESTRRRGYALHRFNENPPTISIAMPILGADRTALGSLIVAMPMSHYSTGRLAPTLTHMRHGAERITESLRTLRTPEPNPVTIRR, encoded by the coding sequence ATGGCGTATCTGGAGTCCGTAGACAATTCGCTTCGCTTACTGGCACTGCTCAGCGATGGCCGGAGTGTGACGGTCACCGCGGTAGCCCACGAACTCGGCGTGGCACCGTCGACCGCACACCGACTCTTATCAACACTCATGTACCGACAATTCGCAGTCCAAGCCCCCGACCGCACCTACATGGCAGGCCCAGCCATGTTCCGTATGGGCGGAATGGTCGGAAACAGAGCAAGCCTGCTACGCCTAGCCCGACCCATCGTGCGCGAAGTCGCACACGCTCTCGAAGAATCAGCCTTCCTAGGCATCCTCGTCGAACGAAACCTCCACGTCCTCATCTCCGAATCAGCAACACCCACCCGCGTCGAAAAACCACTCCTGACCGCCCACGAAAGCGCCGGCGGAAAAGCACTCCTGGCCGGCATGAACAACACCGACCTCGAAAACCTCTACCCCCACACCGGGCTACCAGACCTCAACATCACCCCCACCGACATCCACAGACTCAAAGAAGAACTCGAATCCACCCGACGCCGCGGCTACGCCCTCCACCGATTCAACGAAAACCCACCCACCATCTCCATCGCCATGCCCATACTCGGCGCAGACCGCACCGCCTTGGGATCACTCATCGTCGCCATGCCCATGTCCCACTACTCCACCGGCCGCCTAGCCCCCACCCTCACCCACATGCGCCACGGCGCCGAACGCATCACCGAATCCCTACGTACCCTACGAACCCCAGAACCAAACCCCGTCACCATCCGCCGCTAG
- a CDS encoding ABC transporter ATP-binding protein, with amino-acid sequence MVKRAWGGPAGLVRAADEAEREQLRRHPVPLRRVLVLFAPYRKRLLAVMAVIVASSLVGVVQPFLVREVVDVAIPLQQVPLLLVLVGGMVAATVVTQLLGVLQTLWATMIGQRVMHDLRVAVFENLQRQSLAFFTRTRTGEAQSRLVNDVGGMQSVVTNTATSIAANATTTIATVVAMVALSWRLSLLSLLVVPPAVWITRKVALARRALVDRRQETMADLHTQIEEGLSLSGMRLIRTLGASRARSELFGVTSGALVDLEVRSQLAGRWRLAVMQIVFAVIPALVYLVAGLPATSGGMTIGTLIAFTGLQAGLFRPLMSILNVSAEWISSMALFGRIFAYVDVESDVPEPVSPVFVDPVLARGEVCLEGVSLRYPGSDRDAVSGVDLFIPGGGTVALVGATGSGKSTVASLVRRLVDPSLGRVMIDGVDVRDIAEENLAALVGIVLQETYLVHDSIRANLLLARPGASEGELWAALEVAQIADVVRGLPLGLDTIVGARGYRFSGGEQQRIAVARTVLRDPRVLVLDEATSALDNTTERELQVALDGVMAGRTTLVIAHRLSTIRDADVIVVLDSGRVVERGSHAELVALGGAYAALVAGDGGGAVG; translated from the coding sequence ATGGTGAAGCGGGCGTGGGGTGGACCGGCGGGGTTGGTGCGGGCTGCTGATGAGGCTGAGCGGGAGCAGTTGCGTCGTCATCCGGTGCCGTTGCGGCGGGTCTTGGTGTTGTTTGCGCCGTATCGGAAGCGTTTGTTGGCTGTGATGGCTGTGATTGTGGCTAGTTCGCTGGTGGGGGTGGTGCAGCCGTTTTTGGTGCGGGAGGTGGTGGATGTGGCGATTCCGTTGCAGCAGGTTCCGTTGTTGTTGGTGTTGGTGGGTGGGATGGTTGCGGCGACGGTGGTCACGCAGTTGCTGGGTGTTTTGCAGACGTTGTGGGCGACGATGATTGGCCAGCGGGTAATGCATGACCTGCGGGTTGCGGTGTTTGAGAATTTGCAGCGTCAGTCGTTGGCTTTTTTTACGCGTACGCGTACGGGGGAGGCGCAGTCGCGTCTGGTGAATGATGTGGGTGGGATGCAGTCGGTGGTGACGAATACGGCGACGTCGATTGCGGCTAATGCGACGACGACGATTGCGACGGTGGTGGCGATGGTTGCGTTGAGTTGGCGTTTGTCGTTGTTGAGTCTTTTGGTGGTTCCTCCGGCGGTGTGGATTACGCGCAAGGTGGCGTTGGCGCGGCGGGCTCTTGTGGATCGTCGTCAGGAGACGATGGCTGATTTGCATACGCAGATCGAGGAGGGTTTGTCGTTGTCGGGGATGCGGCTTATCCGTACGTTGGGGGCTTCGCGGGCTCGGTCTGAGCTTTTTGGGGTGACTTCTGGTGCCTTGGTGGATCTTGAGGTGCGGTCGCAGTTGGCGGGGCGGTGGCGGTTGGCGGTGATGCAGATTGTTTTCGCGGTGATTCCGGCATTGGTGTATTTGGTGGCGGGTTTACCGGCGACTTCTGGGGGAATGACAATTGGGACGTTGATTGCGTTTACGGGGTTGCAGGCGGGGCTTTTTCGTCCGTTGATGAGCATTTTGAATGTGTCGGCAGAGTGGATTAGTTCGATGGCGTTGTTTGGGCGGATTTTTGCGTATGTGGATGTGGAGTCTGATGTTCCGGAGCCGGTGAGTCCGGTGTTTGTGGATCCGGTTTTGGCGCGGGGTGAGGTGTGTTTGGAGGGGGTGTCGTTGCGGTATCCGGGTAGTGATCGTGATGCGGTTTCTGGGGTGGATTTGTTTATTCCTGGGGGTGGGACGGTTGCGTTGGTGGGTGCTACGGGGTCGGGTAAGTCGACGGTGGCGTCGTTGGTGCGCAGGTTGGTGGATCCTTCGCTGGGGCGGGTGATGATTGATGGGGTGGATGTGCGGGATATTGCTGAGGAGAATTTGGCTGCTTTGGTGGGGATTGTTTTGCAGGAGACGTATTTGGTGCATGACTCGATTCGGGCGAATTTGTTGTTGGCTCGTCCGGGTGCGAGTGAGGGTGAGTTGTGGGCGGCGTTGGAGGTGGCGCAGATCGCGGATGTGGTGCGGGGGTTGCCGTTGGGGTTGGACACGATTGTGGGTGCGAGGGGTTATCGGTTTTCTGGTGGGGAGCAGCAGCGTATTGCGGTGGCGCGGACGGTGTTGCGGGATCCGCGGGTGTTGGTTCTGGATGAGGCGACGAGTGCGTTGGATAACACGACTGAGCGTGAGTTGCAGGTGGCGTTGGATGGGGTGATGGCGGGGCGGACGACGTTGGTGATTGCGCATCGTCTTTCCACGATTCGGGATGCTGATGTGATTGTGGTTCTGGATTCTGGGCGGGTGGTGGAGCGGGGATCTCATGCGGAGTTGGTGGCGTTGGGGGGTGCGTATGCGGCTCTTGTTGCTGGTGATGGTGGAGGTGCTGTGGGGTAG
- a CDS encoding ABC transporter permease — MNTPHTTPPSRRERRRHNRGHRTNILRTITTEALRPIRHNPLSALIPALAIAIASAAFILSTGMQGINDAAAAHRLDSMLTNHVTVSINTEELPPALAQPTNITQASTRIGLREPLITWRIHDAKTTRNMPNGTQTTHTWPITAATEHIAQRSDIHARHALAPMLSTDGAAAVGKTLATTEKLRIGDHISINNHPITITDIIEDAGKRPELLRSILVSDKTAVTLGGNPTHMNLTGFTPPAGATTYAKLLPHAIAPGYENSIHPTATAVTNHPTESPITPELLTPTHYLTTTAALLGAFLIGIIQYAAVAEHLNEYALKKALGARGKHLFLELLLRSSTIGLAGGILGLIIGMITLAITAVLIDQPAYITPWSIPAALAATTILGGLGGTAAATRVARISPTTVIHP, encoded by the coding sequence GTGAACACCCCCCACACCACACCCCCCAGCCGCCGAGAACGCCGCCGCCACAACCGCGGCCACCGCACCAACATCCTGCGCACCATCACCACAGAAGCCCTGCGCCCCATCCGCCACAACCCCCTCAGCGCCCTCATACCCGCCCTAGCCATCGCCATCGCAAGCGCCGCATTCATCCTCTCCACAGGCATGCAAGGCATCAACGACGCCGCCGCCGCGCACCGCCTGGACTCAATGCTCACCAATCACGTCACCGTCTCCATTAACACCGAAGAACTGCCCCCAGCCCTGGCTCAACCCACCAACATCACCCAAGCCAGCACCCGCATCGGCCTACGAGAACCACTTATTACCTGGCGAATACACGACGCCAAAACCACCCGAAACATGCCCAACGGCACCCAAACCACCCACACCTGGCCCATCACCGCAGCCACCGAACACATCGCCCAACGCAGCGACATCCACGCCCGTCATGCCCTTGCCCCCATGCTCTCCACCGACGGCGCCGCAGCCGTAGGAAAAACCCTGGCCACCACCGAAAAACTCCGCATCGGCGACCACATCAGCATCAACAACCACCCCATCACCATCACCGACATCATCGAAGACGCAGGAAAACGCCCCGAACTCCTACGATCCATCCTCGTCTCAGACAAAACAGCAGTAACCCTCGGCGGAAACCCCACCCACATGAACCTCACCGGCTTCACCCCACCAGCCGGAGCAACTACCTACGCCAAACTGCTCCCACACGCCATCGCCCCCGGCTACGAAAACTCCATCCACCCCACCGCCACCGCCGTCACAAACCACCCCACCGAATCCCCTATCACCCCCGAACTGCTCACCCCCACCCACTACCTCACTACCACCGCAGCTCTCCTCGGCGCATTCCTTATCGGCATCATCCAATACGCAGCCGTTGCAGAACACCTCAACGAATACGCACTCAAAAAAGCACTCGGCGCCCGCGGCAAACACCTCTTCCTCGAATTGCTCCTACGCTCCAGCACCATCGGCCTAGCCGGCGGAATACTAGGCCTCATCATCGGCATGATCACCCTGGCCATCACCGCCGTACTCATCGACCAACCCGCCTACATCACTCCCTGGTCGATTCCTGCAGCCCTAGCCGCTACAACCATCCTCGGCGGACTCGGCGGAACTGCAGCAGCAACCCGAGTAGCCCGAATCAGCCCCACCACCGTCATCCACCCCTAA
- the putP gene encoding sodium/proline symporter PutP, with amino-acid sequence MTDTAFQIVAMVIYLAAMLGIGWYSYHRTNDLGDYMLGGRDLHPAVAALSAGAADMSGWLLMGLPGAIYLKGLVEAWIAVGLTLGAWINWKLIAPRLRAYTEVSGDSITVPSFLENRLRDHSHALRIASGLIILIFFTFYVSSGMVAGGTFMESSFGTDYLTGMLIIAAVTVTYTLFGGFLAVSYTDFVQGLMMVLALIAVPIAALIAIGTGNFTTEINAANPTALSFTHGATTIGVISSLAWGLGYFGQPHIVTRFMALRSPAEAIAGRRIGIGWMLFSVGGAIITGLVGIAYFSRNPDLAITNPETVFIRLGQLLFHPLIAGFMLAAVLAAIMSTIASQLIVTSSALIEDIYKALGKTPHHDSHYVRLGRLAVLAVSVIAALLALDPKSTILELVAFAWAGFGAAFGPTILLSLYWRKLTTAGALAGMITGATLVAIWRPLSGGIFDIYEIIPGFLGHLLIACAISLATHKPNPTIDTEFDEHKRRANNFTQPAT; translated from the coding sequence ATGACCGACACCGCGTTCCAAATCGTCGCCATGGTGATCTACCTGGCAGCAATGCTAGGCATCGGCTGGTACTCCTACCACCGCACCAACGACCTCGGCGACTACATGCTCGGCGGGCGCGACCTCCACCCCGCCGTCGCAGCCCTATCCGCCGGCGCCGCCGACATGTCCGGATGGCTCCTCATGGGCCTACCAGGAGCCATCTACCTCAAAGGCCTCGTCGAAGCCTGGATCGCCGTCGGCCTGACCCTCGGCGCCTGGATCAACTGGAAACTCATCGCCCCACGACTACGCGCCTACACCGAAGTCTCCGGAGACTCCATCACCGTCCCCAGCTTCCTAGAAAACCGCCTCCGCGACCACAGCCACGCTCTACGCATCGCCTCAGGCCTGATCATCCTCATCTTCTTTACCTTCTACGTCTCCTCCGGAATGGTCGCCGGCGGCACCTTCATGGAAAGCTCCTTCGGCACCGACTACCTCACCGGCATGCTCATCATCGCCGCCGTCACCGTCACCTACACCCTCTTCGGCGGCTTCCTCGCAGTCTCCTACACCGACTTCGTCCAAGGTCTCATGATGGTCCTGGCCCTCATCGCCGTCCCCATCGCCGCACTCATCGCCATCGGCACCGGCAACTTCACCACCGAAATCAACGCAGCCAACCCCACCGCCCTGTCCTTCACCCACGGCGCCACCACCATCGGCGTCATCTCCTCACTCGCCTGGGGCCTGGGCTACTTCGGACAACCCCACATCGTCACCCGCTTCATGGCCCTACGCAGCCCCGCCGAAGCCATCGCCGGACGCCGCATCGGCATCGGCTGGATGCTCTTCTCCGTCGGCGGCGCAATCATCACCGGCCTCGTCGGCATCGCCTACTTCAGCCGCAACCCCGACCTAGCCATCACCAACCCCGAAACCGTCTTCATCCGCCTAGGCCAACTCCTCTTCCACCCCCTCATCGCCGGATTCATGCTCGCCGCAGTCCTGGCCGCCATCATGAGCACCATCGCCAGCCAACTCATCGTCACCTCCTCAGCACTCATCGAAGACATCTACAAAGCCCTCGGAAAAACACCCCACCACGACAGCCACTACGTACGCCTCGGACGCCTCGCCGTCCTAGCCGTATCCGTCATCGCCGCGCTCCTAGCCCTAGACCCCAAATCCACCATCCTCGAACTCGTCGCCTTCGCCTGGGCCGGATTCGGCGCCGCCTTCGGCCCCACCATCCTGCTATCCCTCTACTGGCGAAAACTCACCACCGCAGGAGCCCTCGCCGGCATGATCACCGGCGCCACCCTCGTAGCCATCTGGCGACCCCTCAGCGGCGGAATCTTCGACATCTACGAGATCATCCCCGGCTTCCTCGGACACCTCCTCATCGCCTGCGCCATCAGCCTGGCCACCCACAAACCCAACCCCACCATCGACACCGAATTCGACGAACACAAACGCCGGGCAAACAACTTCACCCAACCGGCCACCTAA
- a CDS encoding PaaI family thioesterase, with protein sequence MSHSDTPTNPDSFDPLNLDTLNDRSGALCHRMGITFTEAIPTRFTAIMPVEGNTQPYGLLHGGASATLAETVGSALAMHLAGPNRIAVGVNINATHHRAAAHGNITATATPIAYSRNTATCHISITDEDQNLICTATLLTNLRNSTPKPHQNR encoded by the coding sequence ATGTCACATAGCGACACGCCCACCAACCCCGACAGCTTCGACCCCCTCAACCTGGACACCCTCAACGATCGCTCAGGAGCCCTGTGCCACCGCATGGGCATCACCTTCACCGAAGCAATCCCCACCCGCTTCACCGCCATCATGCCCGTCGAAGGCAACACCCAGCCTTACGGTCTCCTCCACGGCGGAGCATCAGCCACCCTGGCCGAAACCGTCGGCTCCGCCCTGGCCATGCATCTAGCTGGCCCCAACCGCATCGCTGTGGGAGTCAATATCAACGCAACACACCACCGCGCCGCCGCCCACGGCAACATCACCGCAACAGCAACACCAATCGCTTACAGCCGCAACACTGCTACCTGCCACATCAGCATCACAGACGAAGACCAAAACCTCATCTGCACTGCGACTTTGCTCACAAATCTGCGTAACTCAACACCCAAACCACACCAAAACCGATAA
- a CDS encoding CrcB family protein, translated as MNSATPPHPTTITAIIGAGGALGALIRWTLTTTWPTTPGTLPTTTLLINTTGCLLMGTLTGTLTHRTTSPYLRPFLGTGLLGGYTTFSTYAHENTNLLTTPPPGPPPPSTSSSPPPWPSAPQHSDTTSPPKNHPMNALLVAIGGAIGAITRHLITTHTPHHTFPWGILTANTLGSLLINLITTITTQHTLTPLTSTQWQLLLTTGYCGALTTYSTFAADTTNQLRHHRYATACINTAANLTCTLTAAAIGTALGISLT; from the coding sequence GTGAACAGCGCCACCCCACCCCACCCCACCACAATCACCGCAATCATCGGCGCAGGAGGCGCCCTAGGCGCCCTCATCCGCTGGACACTCACCACCACCTGGCCCACCACCCCCGGAACCCTCCCCACCACCACCCTGCTCATCAACACCACCGGATGCCTCCTCATGGGAACCCTCACCGGCACCCTCACCCACCGCACCACCTCCCCCTACCTACGCCCCTTCCTCGGCACCGGCCTCCTCGGCGGCTACACCACCTTCTCCACCTACGCCCACGAAAACACCAACCTCCTCACCACCCCCCCACCTGGCCCACCGCCGCCCTCTACCTCATCCTCACCCCCACCCTGGCCATCAGCGCCGCAGCACTCGGACACCACCTCGCCACCAAAAAACCACCCCATGAACGCCCTCCTCGTCGCCATCGGAGGCGCAATAGGCGCCATCACCCGACACCTCATCACCACCCACACCCCACACCACACTTTCCCCTGGGGAATCCTCACCGCCAACACCCTCGGCTCACTCCTGATCAACCTCATCACCACCATCACTACCCAACACACCCTCACCCCCTTGACCTCAACCCAATGGCAACTCCTGCTCACCACCGGCTACTGCGGCGCACTCACCACCTACTCCACCTTCGCCGCAGATACCACCAACCAGCTACGCCACCACCGCTACGCCACCGCCTGCATCAACACCGCCGCCAACCTCACCTGTACCCTCACCGCCGCAGCCATCGGCACAGCACTAGGCATCAGCCTCACCTAA
- a CDS encoding alpha/beta fold hydrolase: MKNTLRNIPALTSEDAERGVIARIATIVKAAPEALAITDATRNVTYNTLAAEAASIRALIETHLGPLTDAVDDTGHPLPVAVLQGHTARAVATILGIIGSGHPVVVLDSRAPAPRLADQIKRTGARCVLHADGLAKVAADLGTTTIDVTTLPNARARHLWRNPTDPALPAVLALTSGSTGTPKIVVNDQRMLVMDAWDNSLATGCYDANDIIAHNLPMAFHAGLMATIAGITVGAITRLFDTREHGIAPLAAWLHKNKCTVMQASPAICRAFAATGPDPALLERLRSVTIAGEAAQGCDVERIRTLLSPECVVRNRYGSSETGLIAEYVIAADHPTLEGALPVGRPVGFTRVELVDAATAAHITGGQDDLPPLAPGTGLVAVHRKYVASGYWGDESASAAAFGHDAIGDAWFLSRDIGTFDDSGNLRLLGRRDHSVKVRGYLVEPGEVDAVLSTLPEVIESVTVGMPRPEDNGQYRLVSYVVSSAERPGAASVRAQLRIRLSSHLVPEAVVFVDALPRTERGKLDRAALPPVPAPAVGEAPKTEWERLVAGIWEEVLGTDQIGRDSDFFELGGDSLAAEELLTRVVEDLRIRPDQVTSQTLVEAPTLAQYARQLRRRPQRRHQIVSELRTAGDQEPIFFIAGGGGLGVGFVPVVRHLPQGRPVYALQSHALEVRGLPDWSVEAVARRDVRAIRSIQPHGPYFIAGHSFGGLVALEVAKQLEAAGEKVATLMVLDSFPPDPQWQPETPQKSLKRRARDLVGLAVTGLVPTPGLGQYWRFHAQSQVLTARYRTDPYAGRVLVVVADSPEQAMRRHWSDFLSGSWKLVETGGDHMTMLRDPNAQGLARLIAAEVEQAAQACGPLEREVLREASSVGQQGQSRGTPA; encoded by the coding sequence ATGAAAAACACGCTGCGAAATATCCCGGCACTCACCAGTGAAGACGCAGAACGCGGTGTCATCGCACGCATCGCCACAATCGTCAAAGCCGCACCAGAAGCACTGGCCATCACCGACGCCACCCGCAACGTCACCTACAACACCCTGGCCGCCGAAGCAGCCAGCATCCGCGCCCTCATCGAAACCCACCTCGGACCACTAACCGACGCCGTCGATGACACCGGACACCCACTGCCCGTAGCTGTCCTCCAAGGACACACCGCCCGCGCCGTCGCCACCATCCTCGGCATCATCGGCTCCGGACACCCCGTTGTCGTCCTGGACTCCCGCGCCCCCGCCCCCCGCCTAGCTGACCAAATCAAACGCACTGGAGCCCGCTGCGTCCTACACGCCGACGGACTCGCCAAAGTCGCCGCCGACCTCGGCACCACCACCATCGACGTCACCACCCTGCCCAACGCCCGCGCACGCCACCTCTGGCGTAACCCCACCGACCCAGCCCTGCCCGCCGTCCTCGCCCTGACCTCCGGCTCCACCGGCACCCCCAAAATCGTGGTCAACGACCAACGCATGCTGGTCATGGATGCCTGGGACAACTCCCTAGCTACCGGCTGCTACGACGCCAACGACATCATCGCCCACAACCTCCCCATGGCATTCCACGCCGGCCTCATGGCCACCATCGCCGGTATCACCGTCGGAGCCATCACTCGACTCTTCGACACCCGCGAACACGGCATCGCCCCCCTGGCAGCCTGGCTACACAAAAACAAATGCACCGTCATGCAAGCCAGCCCAGCCATCTGCCGCGCATTCGCCGCCACCGGGCCCGACCCAGCACTGCTAGAACGTCTTCGCTCAGTAACAATCGCAGGAGAAGCAGCCCAAGGCTGCGACGTAGAGCGAATCCGGACGCTGCTGTCACCCGAATGCGTGGTGCGGAACCGATACGGATCATCTGAGACCGGCCTCATCGCTGAATACGTTATTGCTGCAGACCACCCCACGCTCGAAGGTGCACTGCCAGTAGGGCGCCCGGTCGGATTCACCCGTGTGGAACTCGTGGACGCAGCAACAGCTGCACATATCACTGGCGGCCAAGACGATCTACCTCCACTGGCACCAGGCACAGGATTAGTGGCCGTTCACCGCAAATACGTGGCGAGTGGGTATTGGGGAGACGAATCAGCCTCGGCGGCTGCGTTCGGCCATGACGCCATCGGGGACGCATGGTTCCTCAGCCGGGATATCGGCACCTTCGACGATTCCGGCAATCTGCGGCTGTTGGGACGGCGAGACCATTCAGTGAAAGTGCGTGGCTACCTCGTCGAGCCCGGTGAAGTTGATGCGGTGTTGTCCACGCTGCCCGAGGTGATCGAGTCGGTAACTGTGGGGATGCCTCGACCTGAAGACAACGGCCAGTACCGTCTGGTCTCGTACGTGGTGAGCTCTGCAGAGCGCCCAGGAGCCGCCTCAGTACGTGCCCAGCTGCGCATACGCCTTTCGAGCCACCTTGTTCCCGAAGCTGTCGTGTTCGTTGATGCGTTGCCACGCACAGAGCGGGGCAAGCTAGATCGTGCCGCTTTGCCACCGGTTCCGGCCCCAGCGGTGGGAGAAGCACCCAAGACAGAGTGGGAACGGTTAGTTGCTGGTATCTGGGAAGAAGTACTGGGAACTGACCAGATTGGGCGCGATAGTGACTTCTTTGAACTCGGCGGTGACTCACTAGCAGCGGAGGAGCTGCTGACCCGAGTTGTTGAGGATCTGCGTATTCGCCCCGATCAGGTGACATCACAAACACTGGTGGAGGCGCCGACGTTGGCGCAGTATGCGCGGCAGCTTCGGCGTCGTCCGCAGCGGCGTCACCAGATTGTCAGCGAATTACGTACTGCTGGTGACCAAGAGCCGATTTTCTTTATCGCTGGTGGCGGTGGCTTGGGTGTGGGGTTTGTGCCGGTGGTGCGTCATCTGCCGCAAGGACGCCCGGTATATGCGTTGCAATCCCATGCGTTGGAAGTGCGTGGGCTGCCGGACTGGTCAGTGGAGGCGGTAGCGCGTCGTGATGTGCGTGCGATTCGTAGTATCCAGCCGCACGGACCGTATTTCATTGCCGGACATAGCTTTGGTGGCTTGGTGGCGTTGGAGGTGGCTAAGCAGTTGGAAGCCGCGGGGGAGAAAGTGGCCACGTTGATGGTGCTGGATTCTTTCCCCCCGGACCCGCAGTGGCAGCCGGAAACTCCGCAGAAGTCGTTGAAGCGGCGGGCCCGTGACTTGGTGGGGTTGGCTGTGACTGGTTTGGTACCTACGCCAGGGCTGGGGCAGTACTGGCGTTTCCACGCCCAGAGTCAAGTGTTGACTGCACGGTATCGGACGGACCCGTATGCGGGGCGGGTGTTAGTGGTGGTGGCTGATAGTCCTGAGCAGGCAATGCGTCGTCATTGGTCGGACTTTTTGTCCGGTTCGTGGAAGTTGGTGGAGACCGGGGGTGATCACATGACGATGTTGCGTGATCCGAATGCGCAGGGGTTGGCGCGGTTGATCGCTGCGGAGGTTGAGCAGGCTGCGCAGGCATGTGGCCCGTTGGAGCGTGAGGTGTTGCGTGAGGCGAGTTCTGTTGGTCAGCAGGGTCAGTCGCGGGGAACGCCTGCGTAG
- a CDS encoding DUF305 domain-containing protein — protein MTHHRFAAAVSLTCALALAGCGKSASSPTPANTSRPASSHASAATSGAATADSTGDAEDLGYVAATIPLNDEIVEAARLALDPRHRASAKVQAAATQIRRTAEVRAAMLTSWRDEWTQNAEQTAAPTKATDPAQSPGKPSAGRHGATSASSSQLSSDEDMGDEEKDGADPDDLEGLAAASGTQFDALWLQHMIDLDTTHIDLAENAAETTENPELREFALQAAKQHTQEVRQLRALLTGGPDDSRGAKGKR, from the coding sequence GTGACACATCATCGCTTTGCTGCCGCCGTGTCGCTGACGTGCGCCTTGGCTCTGGCTGGCTGCGGTAAGTCTGCATCCTCGCCGACGCCTGCTAACACGAGTCGGCCTGCATCGTCACATGCTTCTGCTGCTACTTCGGGGGCGGCAACGGCTGATTCGACGGGTGATGCAGAAGATTTGGGATATGTGGCTGCGACGATTCCGTTGAATGACGAGATTGTTGAGGCGGCGCGTTTGGCGTTGGATCCGCGGCATCGGGCGAGCGCGAAGGTGCAGGCCGCGGCGACGCAGATTCGGCGTACTGCTGAGGTGCGTGCGGCGATGTTGACGAGTTGGCGTGATGAGTGGACTCAGAATGCTGAGCAGACTGCGGCGCCGACGAAGGCGACTGATCCTGCGCAGAGTCCGGGTAAGCCATCTGCTGGGCGCCATGGGGCTACCTCAGCGAGTTCCTCGCAGTTGTCTTCGGATGAGGATATGGGTGATGAGGAGAAGGATGGCGCTGATCCGGATGATTTGGAGGGGTTGGCGGCGGCCTCGGGTACGCAGTTTGATGCGTTGTGGCTACAGCACATGATTGACCTGGATACGACGCATATTGATTTAGCGGAGAATGCCGCGGAGACCACGGAGAATCCGGAGTTGCGTGAGTTCGCGTTGCAGGCGGCTAAGCAGCACACTCAGGAGGTGCGGCAGCTGCGGGCGTTGTTGACTGGTGGTCCGGATGATTCTCGTGGCGCTAAGGGCAAGCGTTGA